The Comamonas sp. lk genome contains the following window.
TGCGCTGGTAGCCGATGCGCTGGCCGAAGCCGATGCCCGTGCCGCCAAGGACGAAGCCCTGCTGCGCTCCTTCACGCTCAGCGGTCAGACTTCGGAGCAGGATTTTGCCGAGATGTATGGCATGAACCCGCGCCAGGTGGCGCAGCAGCTGGACCGCGCCCGTCGCCGTCAGCAAAAAGCGGCCTGATCTTCGCTTCAGGCGATAGCCTGAGCTTGCAGGCCCGCAAGCCGGAAAAAGCCTGCATCACATCACCAGCCCGCAGACCGCCAGCTCAAGGCGGCTGCGGCATACCTGCCCCGCAGGCGGCACTGCAGCCATAGGCGCGCAGCAGCCGCAGCGCAGGTGGGCCCGAGGACGATTGCCGGACTGCAGCCCTGACCTGAGGGCGGCAGGCCTTGTGCTGTGCGCGGTTCTTCTGACTTCATGCATCAACCCGCCCACAGTGGTTTGTTGACGAAATGAAAAAGGAGACGGGTATGTGGTTGGGGCTGTCGTTGTTCTATGTGGGCGCCGTGTTGTTTTTGAACGGCCTGTGGATGCTGGGCAAGATTGCCGACAAGGAAATCTGGGTCATCAATATCTTCACCGGCGTGGTGTCGCTGTGCATAGGGCTGGCCAGCATCTTCGGGCCGGCAGCCGATGCTGCGTCCGTCAAAAGCGGAGCGCTCACGCTGCTGTTTGCCTTCACCTATCTGTGGGTGGCCTTCAACCGCTTCTCAGGCGCTGACGGGCGGGGTCTGGGCTGGTTCAGTCTGTTTGTGGCAATCACGGCCGTGCCCGTGGCCGTTGACACGCTGACAAGCGCGAAAACCGGCCTGGACTGGTGGATGGGCATCAACTGGGCGGCCTGGGCTGTACTCTGGGCGCTGTTCTTTGCCCTGCTGGCGCTGAAAAAGCCCATTGAGCGCATGACAGGCTGGCTGTGCATTGTCCAGGGCGTGCTCACGGGCTGGGTGCCGGGCTATCTGATTTTGGCTGGAAAGCTGGTCTAACTTCTCGGAGCCTTCTCCGGGCCTATGTCTGCGCTGAGGGGTTGCCCCTCTGGCTTGGCGGGGTCAGGCTTTCTTCGCTCTGCCCAGCGTCGTCAGCAGCGCCGCGCTCATGATGCAGGCGCCGCCCAGCAGGGTGCGAGCCGCAAGCTGCTCCTGGGCGATCAGTACCGAAGAGACGCTGGCAAAGACGACTTCGGACAACATGACCACGGACGTCACGCCCGAGGGCAGGCGCGATGCGCCAAACTGCAGCGCCCAGTTGCCCACCATCAGCAAGACGGACAGCAGCACGGCGACGGCTGCCCAGTGGGTGTTGAATGCCGGGAAGGCCGGCACCAGACCGGCGCTGTTGGCCGTCAAGGCCGTTAGCAGTGCCATGCTCATGCAGCCCGCAAACATGGCCAGCATGCGGGCCTGGCTGGGAATGCCCTGAAAGCGGCGCAGCAGCACATTGGTCAGCGCAAACATGAAGCCGCCAAAGACGGCCAGTGCGTCGGCCAGGGACAGACCTTGCACCAGTCCGGTCAGCGATGCATCGGCGGGCAGCAGCACCAGCACCACGCCGCCAAAGGCCAGCAGCAGGCGCAGCAAGGCGGCGGGCGTGGGACGCTCGCCCAGAATCTTCCAGGCCAGCAGCACGGCCCAGGCCGGCATGAGATAGAACAGCAGGATGACGCGAACCACGTCACCCACGGTCACGGCCCAGTTGAACGCCACATTGTTCAGGCCCGAGCTGGCCGCCAGCAGCAGCAACACCGGGTACTGCCAGGCCTGCTTGAGGCTGGCCGGACGCAAAGCGATGAGCCCCGTCAGTACCAGCGCATACATCAGCGCCGTGGCCCAGAGCGGATGCAGGCCGGCTTCATGCATGAGGCGAAACGGCCACCAGGACAGCCCCCAGATCAGGGCGTTGAACAGCAGAGCAAAAACAGGGAGTGGACTATGCATAAAAAATGCTTCTAACCCTTGTCCGGCAAGGGCTAGAAGCTATTGATTTTCGTGAATGCAGCCTGGTGGGCTGCGGGAATCAGTGGCAGTCCTTGCGGGCAATATCCAGCAGGCGGGTGATTTCCTGGGGGTGCTTGCGGCAATTGTTGCGGTGCCACATGCCTATCAGAATCATGATGCCTGCCACCACCAGACCGAAGACGGTGATGGCGCCAAAAGCGGAGAGGCCGAACTTGGTGGAGAGGCTGTAGAAAGCGCCCATGGCCAAAATGGCAGCCTGCTCATTGAAGTTCTGCACTGCAATCGAGCGGCCCGCGCCCATGAGGTTATGGCCCCGATGCTGCAGCAGCGCGTTCATGGGCACCACCAGAAAACCGCCCAGGCCGCCCATCACGATCAGAAAGGGAACGGCCAGCCAGAGGTTGTCGATATAGATCATGCACACCACCAGCAGACCCATGAGTATGCCCAGCGGAATCACGCTGGTGGCGTTGTCCAGGCGCATGCGCATGGAGGCTGCCACCGCGCCCACGGCCGTGCCTATGGCAACCACGCCGACCAGGGCCGAGGCCTGGGTGGTGCTATAGCCCAGAGCCGCAGCGCCCCAGGCCAGCACGATGTAGCGCAGATTGCCCGACGCACCCCAGAACAAGGTGGTGGTGGACAGCGAAATCTGGCCCAGCTTGTCGGCCCACAGACGCTTGCTGCACAGCCAGAAGTCGGGCAGCAGACCGACGATATTGGACAGCAGACCCTTGTTCGGGTCCTGACGCATGGGGCGCATGGCCACGCCGGTCAGCGGAATGTGCAGATTGAACCAGGCGGCAATGGCGTAGATCAGGATCAGCACGGCAATCGCCGCTTCGGCAGGCGTATCCACGCCGGTGTCTATATAGGGGAAGTTGAAGGCCAGCAGATGGTGGGAAATCATGGGGCCCACCAACTGGCCGCCCACCAGCACGCCCAGGATGATGGAGGTGATGGTCAGTCCCTCGATCCAGCCATTGGCCTTGACCAGCTGGGAGGCCGGCAGCAGCTCGGTCAGGATGCCGTACTTGGCAGGGGAATAGGCCGCGGCGCCCAGACCGATCACCGCATAGGCGATCAGCGGGTGATGGCCGAACAGCATCATCAGGCAGCCCACCACCTTGATGGCATTGCTGATGAACATGACCCGCCCCTTGGGAAGAGCGTCCGCAAACGCTCCGACAAAGGGTGCCAGGACCACATAGAACAGGGCGAACATGGGCACCAGGGCGGCACGTTGCCACTCGGGGGCGCCATTGGCACGCAACAGCTCTACTGCGGTTACAAACAAGGCGTTGTCTGCCAGCGAGCTGAAAAACTGCGCCGACATGATGGTGTAGAAACCGCGCTTCATGGATTAGCTGAAATCGGCATCGGCCGGGGCGATGCCGAGAAATAAGAAGCCCCGTGACAAGTGACTGGCGGTTATATCACGCAGTCCCGGGCTGACAGTGCCAGAATCCCGTAGGTCTGACTGAGAAAAAACATGCCGCGCCCCATCATTGCCACCATACATCCTGAAGCCGTTCGCCACAATCTGGCACAGGTACAGCAAGCCGTTCCCGACGCCAAATTGTGGACCGTGGTCAAAGCCAACGCCTATGGCCACGGTATAGAAAACGTGTTCGAAGGCCTGCGGGCGACCGATGGCTTTGCCATGCTGGACCTGGACGAAGCGCAGCGTCTGCGCACTCTGGGCTGGCGCGGGCCTCTTTTGCTGCTGGAAGGGGTGTTCGAGCTCCGCGATCTGGAACTGTGCTCGCGCCTGTCCATCTGGCATACCGTGCACTGCGACGAGCAGATCGACTGGCTGGCCGCCCACAAGACCCAGGTCGGCCATCGCGTCTTCCTCAAGATGAACAGCGGCATGAACCGCCTAGGCTTCACGCCCGAGCGCTTTCGCGCGGCCTATGCGCGCCTGAATGCTCTACCTCAGGTGGACGAAATCTCCTTCATGACCCATTTCAGCGATGCCGATGTGGACCATGGCATGGACCAGCAGCTGGAAATCTTCCACAAGATCACCGAGGACCTGCCCGGCGAGCGCAGCATCAGCAACAGCGCTGCCACCATGCTGCATGGCGATCAAAGCCAGGTGCGTTGCGACTGGGTGCGACCCGGCATCGTGCTGTATGGCAGCTCGCCCGATTTCCCTGCGCACGATATCGCGCACTGGAATCTGCAGCCCGCGATGACGCTGTCCTCCAAGATCATTGCCGTACAGGAGCTGCAGGCTGGTGACTCCGTGGGCTATGGCTCCAAGTTCCAGGCCGAAGGCTGCATGCGCCTGGGCGTGGTGGCTTGCGGCTATGCCGACGGCTATCCGCGCCACTGCAACACGGGCACGCCGGTGCTGGTCAACGGCATGCGCACCCGCACTTTGGGCCGGGTCAGCATGGACATGCTGGCGGTGGATCTGACAGACATTCCCAAGGCCGGTTTGGGCAGCGAAGTTACGCTCTGGGGCCGCGCCAGCAACGGGGCAGTGCTGCCGATTGACGAGGTGGCCGCCGCCGCCGGCACCCTGGGCTATGAGCTGATGTGCGCCGTGGCCCCGCGCGTGCCCAAGGTGATTGAAGGCCAGGGCAAATAGGCCTGCAGCTGCAAAGCCGCAGCACTCTGCGGCAGGTGTGAAAGACCAATCGCGCTCTAAACCTTACTCAGCGCAAAAAGGCACCGTTTCCTGAACTGGATTCGGTGCCTTTTTATCTCTGCCTCGGTGGCGTCTGGTACGCCTTTGGGCTTAGCGGCCATTAACCCGCCATGGCCCGGTTGCGTGCCTCACGCTGTGCCGGCGTTTCGCTGCGCAGCTCATTGACCACGGCTTCACGTGTCTTGCCTGCTCCCTTGGCGGCGATAGGCATGGGGTAGTTGCTGTCACCGTAGGCCAGCAGGCCTTGTCGCATCGCAGCCGCTGTCTCCGCCTTGACCTGGTCACGCGTTTTCTGGCTGATGAAATGGTCGGGGTGAACGACGACACCTTTTTCCGTGGTGGTCGGGTGCTCGTAGGCCGCAGAGGCCAGGCCGGGCAGGCCCAGGGCCACCACAGCGGCAGCGTTGGCAAGCAGCAAGGAAATGGACAGATGACGTTGGGACATGTTGCGACTCCTGATGGATGTGGATGAAACCTAGACCTCACATGGCTTGGCTATGTGGTGAGTAGATGGCTTCATCCTAGAAAGCCGAACCCCACAGAATCAGGACAGCACGGTGATATTCCTGTCATCTTTCATAGCGCGGACGTGCGCCGAGCAGCTCGCCAACGCCTTCTTAAAACGCGTGGGCCATGCCAAGACCAAACGAGGTGCCTGAGTCTGCGCGGTGTGCATAGCTCTTGCGGCCCAGGCTGGCGTACAGCGTCGTTCGTTTGGACATGGCGTAGTCCGCGCCCAGCGAATAGAAATGGTTGCTCTGCGCCTGCAGGCGCTGGCGGCCATAGCCGGCCTTGAGCGTGGTCAGCCCTATCTGGTAGGTGGCACCCAGTGTGAGAGCTTTGGCGGTGCTGGCGTTCTGGGCCGTGCGGCTATAGTCCCAGGCACCCATCACGGCGGCGGCGCCAAAGCGGTATTTGAGGGCTGCAAAACTGTCCTTGTCACCGCTGCTGTTGCGCTCGAAGGCCAGCATGCCGCTCAAGCTGTCGGAGTCGTAATTGAGCGAGGCCGAGTAGCCGCGCCCTTCGCGGCGCAGGCTGAGCGGCACTTCGGTGCGCTCCGGCGATGCGCTCAGGTGCAAGGTAAAGCCGCCCACCGTGGGCGAGTCGTAGAAGATGCCATTGGCCATGCGCCCGTATTCCGCCGTGCCGTTATTGCTGTAGCGGTTGGTGGGCGTGAGGTAATGCCATTGATGCCAGGCAGGCGAGGCAATGCGGTTGAAGTTGCCCCAGGGGTCGAACTTCCAGTCCTGCGACCACATGGCCGACAGCGCGCGGCCCAGGCGCACGTGGCCGAAACTGCCTTGCAGTCCAACGGAGGATTCGTCATGCCAGAACGGTTTTTTGCCGTGGTCTTCCGTCAGGCCGGTATCCAGGTCAAAGCGGGTGCTCAGGCGAAAGCTGGCCTTGAGGCCGCCGCCCAGATCTTCATATCCGGCAATGGACAGATGGCTGCGCTGAATCGTGCCTGCCTGGCCGGTGCCGTCAAAGCTCCGGTAGATGCCGCCATCGAGCAGGCCGTTGATGCTGACCTGAGACTGGGCAGCTGCGGGCAGGGCCGTGGAGAAAATCGTGAAACAACCGAGGGACAGCAAATGACTGCGATGCATGCGGCAGATATTCCTTTTTTGAAAGCAAATGACTTCATCCATGGCACGCAGGCCACAGTGAAATTTGGTTGAGAGAGAGGGGCGCGAAGTCCCCGTATGACAGCGGCGGCAAGAGCCGCCGGATTCTTGGTGCGCAATGCCTGTTGTAGTGCCGCGCCATGAAATCCAAGACCTACCTAGAAATAGGTGGTTTCGAAATTATGAAAGACGGGCCTGGCGCAAGTCCAGCCCGCCGTCAGCAGCTATTCAGCTGTTCAGTCTGCAGGCCTGCTTTCAGCGCCTTGTGTTGGCCAAGGCTTCCAGATAGCGCACCTTGTCACTGTCGAGCAAGCTCATGACCATGCTGTCGCCCGCAACCAGCCCATTCCATTGCTGGTTGCTGCCGCCGTTGCAACCGTAGGTGATGAGCGTGCCCACATTGTTGGTCAGGTGCCCGGTATTCAAGTCCATGCAACGATTGCCGCGCGCAATGCGTTTGGCAACGCTGGTGTCCCAGACCTGGCTGTCCTTGGTGATGTCGCAGGCCTGGAGCTTGATGGCGCTGTTGCCGCCCTGATCCGTCAGGCACATTCCCAGATCAGCACGGCTGCGAATGCTGCCGCGACCATCGAGAATCCACTGCTCGTTCACATCTCCGCGGCACAGGCTCTTGCCCGCCACTTGCACATTGGCTCCCACTTTCTGGATGCAGTTGCCGTTGGGCATAAGCATGGATTGGGCGGCCGGAATCAAGGGCTGGCTATTCAGCCCCAGCTTCTGGATGAGCGCCAGCAAGGCCAGCTGTGCCGACGGCTGATCCAGCTGGTCGGCATAGGCCGCAAGCCAGCGATTCAGGCGTTGTGCACTTTGCTTTTGCTCGGTGTAGCGCTCGAATTGCTGGTAGGCGCCAGCACCCAGCTCACGCGCGTAATCGGCATAGCTGTCGTACAGCAGCTGGTCGGCGCTGCTGAGTGCCAGCACCTTCTTGCCTTCCAGCGCCAGCAATCCCTTCTCCAGCTCGGGCAGCTCTACCTTGCGGATCGCGGTGTAAGCAGCGCCCTTGCCAACCACCACCGGCGGGGGCATGACCGGCAGGTTCTGCGCAATCTGCAGTGTGTAAAGCAAGCTGGGGCTGGCCGCCCCTGTCTGGCAGTACAACTGGGCGCCCGTGGGTTGCTCGCTTTGCGCCAGATTCACATGCAATTTGTTGACAAGCCCGGTCTGCATGCGCTTGCCGGCCACGGCGATGCGCTGATTGGCGCGACCGGCAAAGCTCACATCCAGCCAGCACTGACGCGCCTCGGTCTTGGAAGCGGCTTGCTGTGGCAGTTCGAAAACATTGCCCCAGTTGCTGCGTGCAGCGGGATAGATCAGCGCCTTGTCGGTCTCGGGGTCATATCCGCCCAGCAAGGTGATCACCGGCACGCCTTGCAGGCGTGGAGCCAGAAACAGACCGCTGGCGCTGTTGTACCAGACGGTGGACTGATTCGTGGGCACGGCGGGAGCAAAAGCCTGCATGCTTCGGGAGCTGGCGTTCCACTTGGTGTAACCCGTGGCAGAGCCTGGAGTCAGTACCGGCTTGTCCAGACTGGGCTGGATCTTCATCTGCGTGCTATAGCCCGTGTAGTGGGTATAGAGGGACAGTGCGCTTTCATAATGACCGCCCGACATGGCATCCGAAGCAAAGCTGTAAGTGTTCTCAAACACCGGCATGCCTTCTAAGCCCGCATCCTTGGCCCGAGTCCAGTGCAGATTGGCGCGCATGCGTTTGCGATAGCCTATATAGCCCCAGCCGCTGTCATGGTGGTGACCCGACCAAAAACGATTGCCGTTTTGCTCTCCCGGGTAATGCCCCAGACCATAGTGATGGCCGATCTCATGGCTGAACTCGTTACCCCGCGTGGCATACAGCGTGAGAATGCCGTTGCCGCCGCTAAGGCCGTGGCCTTGTACGCCGTTTGCGTACAGACCACGAGCATGGTGAGCCACCGCGCTTTGAAAGACCTGAGGCTGCTGTTGTGACTGCATGCCCGAGCTGGTGACACCAAAATTGGCCAGGTTGATGCCGGTGCTGAAAGTGGCTTTGGCGGTGTTCTCGCGCATGTCGCCGTCATACGTGCCGCCAGTGACCGCGCTGGCGGTTTCGTAAATGCTGCCGCTGGCCACCATGACCTTGCTCAGCCGCACGCGCTCGTAATATGCGGCCGTCAGCTTGGCCAGCGGAACGGTCTGAAAGTAATCCGTCGCAGCC
Protein-coding sequences here:
- a CDS encoding AmiS/UreI family transporter, which translates into the protein MWLGLSLFYVGAVLFLNGLWMLGKIADKEIWVINIFTGVVSLCIGLASIFGPAADAASVKSGALTLLFAFTYLWVAFNRFSGADGRGLGWFSLFVAITAVPVAVDTLTSAKTGLDWWMGINWAAWAVLWALFFALLALKKPIERMTGWLCIVQGVLTGWVPGYLILAGKLV
- a CDS encoding DMT family transporter, whose product is MHSPLPVFALLFNALIWGLSWWPFRLMHEAGLHPLWATALMYALVLTGLIALRPASLKQAWQYPVLLLLAASSGLNNVAFNWAVTVGDVVRVILLFYLMPAWAVLLAWKILGERPTPAALLRLLLAFGGVVLVLLPADASLTGLVQGLSLADALAVFGGFMFALTNVLLRRFQGIPSQARMLAMFAGCMSMALLTALTANSAGLVPAFPAFNTHWAAVAVLLSVLLMVGNWALQFGASRLPSGVTSVVMLSEVVFASVSSVLIAQEQLAARTLLGGACIMSAALLTTLGRAKKA
- the lplT gene encoding lysophospholipid transporter LplT yields the protein MKRGFYTIMSAQFFSSLADNALFVTAVELLRANGAPEWQRAALVPMFALFYVVLAPFVGAFADALPKGRVMFISNAIKVVGCLMMLFGHHPLIAYAVIGLGAAAYSPAKYGILTELLPASQLVKANGWIEGLTITSIILGVLVGGQLVGPMISHHLLAFNFPYIDTGVDTPAEAAIAVLILIYAIAAWFNLHIPLTGVAMRPMRQDPNKGLLSNIVGLLPDFWLCSKRLWADKLGQISLSTTTLFWGASGNLRYIVLAWGAAALGYSTTQASALVGVVAIGTAVGAVAASMRMRLDNATSVIPLGILMGLLVVCMIYIDNLWLAVPFLIVMGGLGGFLVVPMNALLQHRGHNLMGAGRSIAVQNFNEQAAILAMGAFYSLSTKFGLSAFGAITVFGLVVAGIMILIGMWHRNNCRKHPQEITRLLDIARKDCH
- the alr gene encoding alanine racemase; this encodes MPRPIIATIHPEAVRHNLAQVQQAVPDAKLWTVVKANAYGHGIENVFEGLRATDGFAMLDLDEAQRLRTLGWRGPLLLLEGVFELRDLELCSRLSIWHTVHCDEQIDWLAAHKTQVGHRVFLKMNSGMNRLGFTPERFRAAYARLNALPQVDEISFMTHFSDADVDHGMDQQLEIFHKITEDLPGERSISNSAATMLHGDQSQVRCDWVRPGIVLYGSSPDFPAHDIAHWNLQPAMTLSSKIIAVQELQAGDSVGYGSKFQAEGCMRLGVVACGYADGYPRHCNTGTPVLVNGMRTRTLGRVSMDMLAVDLTDIPKAGLGSEVTLWGRASNGAVLPIDEVAAAAGTLGYELMCAVAPRVPKVIEGQGK
- a CDS encoding DUF4148 domain-containing protein, with amino-acid sequence MSQRHLSISLLLANAAAVVALGLPGLASAAYEHPTTTEKGVVVHPDHFISQKTRDQVKAETAAAMRQGLLAYGDSNYPMPIAAKGAGKTREAVVNELRSETPAQREARNRAMAG
- a CDS encoding porin, encoding MHRSHLLSLGCFTIFSTALPAAAQSQVSINGLLDGGIYRSFDGTGQAGTIQRSHLSIAGYEDLGGGLKASFRLSTRFDLDTGLTEDHGKKPFWHDESSVGLQGSFGHVRLGRALSAMWSQDWKFDPWGNFNRIASPAWHQWHYLTPTNRYSNNGTAEYGRMANGIFYDSPTVGGFTLHLSASPERTEVPLSLRREGRGYSASLNYDSDSLSGMLAFERNSSGDKDSFAALKYRFGAAAVMGAWDYSRTAQNASTAKALTLGATYQIGLTTLKAGYGRQRLQAQSNHFYSLGADYAMSKRTTLYASLGRKSYAHRADSGTSFGLGMAHAF
- a CDS encoding M66 family metalloprotease, yielding MVQPYPEPLGGKYAMLKALGFYDHDKTGQDRAVRNDLGGSLPAMVQFAQSHTVDPSGNTARHMPTLTSEREALLLVTPDPSLQDVNGLTVTVSVNGLSMGTLQLRHPNEIFRSDYANQDGRPDYVYSRRAWSAVLPWDWVKPGLELRVSDAKNRSGTLTANAIEFAAPAELVVHSIELGMLTDAPSSSDDHWFLNQPAKAATDYFQTVPLAKLTAAYYERVRLSKVMVASGSIYETASAVTGGTYDGDMRENTAKATFSTGINLANFGVTSSGMQSQQQPQVFQSAVAHHARGLYANGVQGHGLSGGNGILTLYATRGNEFSHEIGHHYGLGHYPGEQNGNRFWSGHHHDSGWGYIGYRKRMRANLHWTRAKDAGLEGMPVFENTYSFASDAMSGGHYESALSLYTHYTGYSTQMKIQPSLDKPVLTPGSATGYTKWNASSRSMQAFAPAVPTNQSTVWYNSASGLFLAPRLQGVPVITLLGGYDPETDKALIYPAARSNWGNVFELPQQAASKTEARQCWLDVSFAGRANQRIAVAGKRMQTGLVNKLHVNLAQSEQPTGAQLYCQTGAASPSLLYTLQIAQNLPVMPPPVVVGKGAAYTAIRKVELPELEKGLLALEGKKVLALSSADQLLYDSYADYARELGAGAYQQFERYTEQKQSAQRLNRWLAAYADQLDQPSAQLALLALIQKLGLNSQPLIPAAQSMLMPNGNCIQKVGANVQVAGKSLCRGDVNEQWILDGRGSIRSRADLGMCLTDQGGNSAIKLQACDITKDSQVWDTSVAKRIARGNRCMDLNTGHLTNNVGTLITYGCNGGSNQQWNGLVAGDSMVMSLLDSDKVRYLEALANTRR